A genomic stretch from Coffea arabica cultivar ET-39 chromosome 10c, Coffea Arabica ET-39 HiFi, whole genome shotgun sequence includes:
- the LOC113715073 gene encoding probable magnesium transporter NIPA6, whose product MYTANLIGFGLAVASSAFIGSSFIIKKKGLQRAGASGSRAGSGGHGYLREPLWWIGMIAMIFGEFANFVAYIYAPAVLVTPLGALSIIVSAVLAHFLLKEKLRKMGILGCILCVVGSTVIVLHAPGEHDISSVDEIWELATQPAFVLYAASAIAVVLALVLYCEPRYGQTNIMVYIGVCSIFGSLTVMSIKAIGIAIKLTLEGFSQAAHYQTWVFVMIAVTCIITQLNYLNKALDTFNTAVVSPIYYAMFTSLTIFASAIMFKDWAGQSASSIVSVLCGFVTVLSGTVILHSTRDPEAPPVSDAYSSLSPQISWLVHANGEIWKHKDNDEMHPEFVAIIRQDHFK is encoded by the exons ATGTACACGGCTAATTTGATTGGGTTTGGCTTAGCCGTAGCTTCAAGTGCGTTTATTGGATCCAGCTTCATCATCAAGAAGAAAGGTCTACAGAGGGCCGGCGCGTCAGGCTCACGTGCCG GATCTGGAGGCCATGGCTATCTAAGGGAGCCACTTTGGTGGATCGGCATGATTGCTA tgatttttggtgaatttgccAATTTTGTGGCTTATATTTATGCTCCTGCGGTGCTTGTGACTCCACTGGGAGCACTGAGTATAATTGTAAG TGCTGTTTTAGCACATTTCTTGTTGAAGGAAAAATTGCGAAAAATGGGAATATTGGGGTGCATCTTATGTGTAGTGGGCTCCACTGTCATTGTGCTTCATGCACCAGGAGAGCATGATATTAGTTCGGTTGATGAGATTTGGGAACTTGCAACACAACCTG CTTTTGTTCTCTACGCAGCTTCAGCAATTGCAGTGGTATTAGCATTAGTTTTGTATTGTGAACCACGATATGGGCAGACCAACATAATGGTATACATTGGCGTATGCTCCATCTTTGGTTCCTTGACA GTTATGAGCATAAAAGCAATAGGTATTGCTATAAAACTCACTCTTGAGGGTTTTAGCCAGGCAGCACACTACCAGACATGGGTATTCGTAATGATTGCTGTAACATGTATAATCACTCAGTTGAATTACTTAAACAAG GCTTTGGACACATTTAACACAGCAGTTGTTTCTCCCATCTATTATGCCATGTTTACATCGCTCACAATttttgcaagtgctatcatgttCAAG GACTGGGCTGGTCAGAGTGCTAGCAGCATTGTTTCTGTGCTTTGTGGATTTGTCACCGTTCTTTCGGGTACAGTAATTTTGCACAGCACAAGAGATCCAGAGGCTCCGCCTGTTTCAG ATGCATATTCATCACTTTCTCCTCAAATATCATGGCTGGTCCATGCTAACGGGGAAATATGGAAGCACAAAGATAATGATGAGATGCATCCTGAATTTGTTGCAATTATACGACAAGACCACTTTAAATAA